One Eremothecium cymbalariae DBVPG#7215 chromosome 2, complete sequence DNA window includes the following coding sequences:
- the RRG1 gene encoding Rrg1p (similar to Ashbya gossypii AFR174W), translating into MVKHFSELRAHIHHVRSWYRYTLRNINHGPIFSQAKKEIRDVVRSTIHKHRGSKSSWKVYSLLQDIRILNEHIRQLNLPGISLLLHKHRAVKEKKNIELLDVSREVIFQSNTNKNRDPLRSFLYSERKKMALPNDIPEEYIEKLIEPLVKHQRGINAFHKVQLSLSKGPPKTYLSYTMTGPGKLWFVRSAVNRRKKQSKALGTYIRFCRFTAQKNLDALRKLEKDLQWALQEYAWEDYLKTGNLVHKNQDLIISYIMDRKSSKTTGSNQMESLSPEMVSWLEPIKHSINYLHTKKIKLIKILKLNKDKLLFGGQFGYYDMQSQAAYQRRLRRYKNMLGEMRSVNPYSESHNIWSLLKKWNMIDTGKR; encoded by the coding sequence ATGGTCAAACACTTTAGTGAATTAAGGGCCCATATTCATCATGTTAGAAGTTGGTATAGGTACACATTGCGTAATATTAACCACGGTCCAATTTTTAGTCAAgccaagaaagaaattcGTGATGTAGTACGATCAACTATACATAAACATCGCGGATCTAAATCAAGTTGGAAAGTTTATTCACTTCTTCAAGATATTAGGATACTAAATGAACACATAAGACAGTTGAATTTACCGGGTATATCTTTGTTGCTGCATAAGCATCGAGCTGTtaaggaaaagaagaacattGAACTCTTAGATGTGTCAAGAGAAGTCATTTTCCAATCaaatacaaacaaaaatagaGACCCATTACGCAGCTTTCTGTATTCTgaaaggaagaaaatggCATTACCTAATGACATTCCAGAGGAATATATCGAAAAGTTAATCGAACCCCTTGTAAAACATCAACGAGGTATTAATGCCTTCCATAAAGTACAACTGTCATTATCCAAGGGCCCCCCTAAAACTTACTTAAGTTACACAATGACTGGACCTGGTAAACTTTGGTTCGTTAGATCCGCTGTAAATAGACGTAAGAAGCAGTCTAAAGCTCTTGGGACTTATATTCGGTTTTGTCGTTTTACTGCTCAAAAGAATTTGGACGCACTGAGAAAATTAGAAAAGGATCTTCAATGGGCTTTGCAGGAATATGCCTGGGAGGATTACCTTAAAACCGGTAATCTAGTTCATAAAAACCAAGACTTGATTATCTCCTATATTATGGACAGAAAGAGCTCTAAAACTACAGGCTCAAATCAGATGGAGAGTTTATCTCCTGAAATGGTTAGTTGGCTGGAGCCTATTAAACACTCAATAAACTATTTGCAtactaaaaaaataaagcTCATAAAGATTCTAAAACTTAATAAGGATAAACTACTATTTGGTGGACAGTTCGGATATTATGATATGCAGAGTCAGGCCGCTTACCAACGCAGGTTGAGGagatataaaaatatgCTAGGAGAGATGCGTTCTGTCAACCCATATTCAGAATCACACAACATTTGGAGCCttttaaagaaatggaACATGATAGATACAGGAAAGAGATAg
- the RTR1 gene encoding RNA polymerase II subunit B1 CTD phosphatase RTR1 (similar to Ashbya gossypii AFR175C) — protein sequence MATIEDIKQQVLEPYQKHRQLSLKETDFLSVELLGLLSQTECSDTATLKFVSRILTKTTYADLIDERNLNKKCGYPLCTQSQGRIRDLYENRKVSNFLRQNNPYKYLTSFCGKFHFRCSQFYQVQLSDEPLFSRVGVHLDDYQEMTEVMLLEEVMVREKDLKEVVKGMNSLDLTGGPVDSKDELQKDLSDWLSEVKIVENENSNILGDGMKE from the coding sequence ATGGCTACTATCGAGGATATTAAGCAACAGGTGTTAGAGCCCTATCAGAAGCATCGGCAACTAAGCttaaaagaaacagatTTTCTATCAGTTGAACTCTTGGGGTTACTATCTCAAACAGAATGCAGCGACACAGCAACTTTAAAGTTTGTGAGTCGAATTCTTACTAAGACCACGTATGCTGATCTGATAGATGAAAGGAATTTAAACAAGAAATGTGGATATCCTCTATGTACTCAAAGCCAAGGCCGAATTCGAGATCTATACGAGAATAGAAAAGTATCGAATTTCCTGAGACAGAATAACCCATATAAGTATCTAACGAGTTTCTGCGGTAAGTTCCATTTCAGATGTTCTCAATTTTACCAAGTGCAGCTATCAGATGAACCCTTGTTTTCACGTGTAGGTGTGCATTTAGATGACTATCAGGAAATGACAGAAGTTATGCTTCTGGAAGAGGTGATGGTACGAGAAAAAGATCTGAAAGAGGTTGTTAAAGGCATGAACTCTTTGGACCTTACTGGGGGTCCTGTAGATTCGAAGGATGAGTTACAAAAGGACTTAAGTGACTGGTTAAGTGAAGTTAAGATAGTTGAGAATGAAAATTCGAATATTCTAGGCGATGGCATGAAAGAATAA